Below is a window of Gammaproteobacteria bacterium DNA.
CCTCTTTCTTATGCGCAACAGCGCCAGTGGGTCTTGTGGCAGATAGAGCCAGAGAGCACGGCTTATCACATGAGCTCAGCGCTTCGCTTAACGGGCGAGCTGAATATTGAAGCACTACGTGACAGTTTTGATTATCTGTTTGCGCGTCATGAAGTGTTGCGTACTCACTTTGCACAAGGTGATGAAGGTCAGTTACATCAAGTCATTAAAGATAAAGTATCGATTACGTTGAACGCAGAAGCGTTATCGTTTACTCATGAGCAATCACAAGACGCTGCGTTACAACAAGTATTACAACAGTTAGGTGATGAAGTATTCGATTTGGCAGAGGGGCCACTACTGCGGGTTAAGCTCATTAGTTTATCAGCGCAAGCGCATGTACTTGCACTTGTGCAGCACCATGTGGTGTCTGATGCTTGGTCAATGCAGTTAATGGTGAGTGAATTAGTGCAAGCGTATAGTGCGTTTAGCCAACATCAAACACCAGAGCTACCAAGTTTACCGATTCAATATGCCGATTATGCCGTATGGCAACGTGAGCGTTTAGAAGGCGAGGAAGGAGAACGTCAGTTAACGTATTGGCGTGAAAAATTAGGGACAGAGCATCCAGTACTGGAATTACCAACAGACCATGCACGTCCAATGCAAGCGAGCTATGCCGGAGCAAGTCAAAGCGTAGCGCTAGACAGCGAACTCATCAATAACCTGACACAGCTAGCAAATCAAGAAAGCACCACCTTGTTTACCTTGTTGCTTGCATCATTCCAAACGCTATTACATCGTTACAGTGGTCAAGAAGAAATACGGGTTGGCACACCGATTGCGAACCGAAATCGACTAGAAACTGAAAACTTAATTGGTTTCTTTGTTAATACTCAAGTATTACGTGCAGACTTTGCAGATGACTTAACTTTTAATGAATTTTTACAACAAGTTAAGCAAACGACGTTAGACGCGCAAGACAACCAAGACTTACCGTTTGAGCAGTTGGTTGAGAAACTACAAGTTGAACGTAGTTTAAGTCACACGCCGTTATTCCAAGCCATGTTTAACTACCTGAGTGAGAAAGGCTCAAACAAAGAATCCCAACTTGCTAATATTGATGGTTTAGCCGTAGAAGGCGTACGCTGGGATGGTCATACGGCGCAATTTGATTTAACGCTGGATATTAATGAGTACGAAGGCGGTATTTCCGCATCATTTAACTATGCAACGGACTTATTTGAGCCATCCACCATTGAGCGATTAGCCAAACATTGGCAACAGCTTTTACAGGGAATTGTAGCCAAGCCGAATGAGCGCATTGCTGAGTTGCCTTTGCTTGACCAGGCAGAGAAAAAACACATTATCGAAGACTGGAATGATACCGCGGTTAGTTACGATACCGAGGTTTGTATTCATCAGTTGTTTGAGCAACAAGTTGAGCTTAACCCACATAAAACGGCTTTAATTCTAGATGATGAAAAAATTAGTTATCAAACGTTAAATGAGAAAGCTAACCGTTTAGCGCACAAACTATTAGAGCTAGGTGTCGGCCCGGATGTGCCAGTAGGTATTTCGGTTGAACGTTCGTTTGACATGATTATTAGTTTGTTGGCTGTACTGAAAGCGGGTGGGGCTTATGTGCCACTTGACCCGAAATATCCAACAGAGCGCTTAACGCATATGATTGAAGATAGCGGTCTTAAACTGCTATTAACCCAAAGTAACGTTATTGATGAGTTATCGGTTTCAGCTGATGTTAATGTCTTGTTGTTAGATGACGATATAGCAATTGGCTATAGCGAACACAATATCCCTAATCTTGTTCATCCATATAATCTTGCTTATATCATTTTTACATCAGGCAGCACTGGGCGGCCTAAAGGGGTCTGCATTGATCATTCTTCTCTAGTTCGTCATGCCGTGAGGTCTGTTGAAATGCTAGATTTAACATCAAACGATACCGTTTTGCAATTTGCTACGTTTAACTTTGATGCTTTTGTTGAACAGCTATACCCTGCGTTATGTTGTGGTGCATCAGTGGTATTAAGAGGGCAAGAACTTTGGGGTAGCGAAGAGTTTTATCAACAAGTCTTAAAACATAATATTAGTGTTGCTGATTTATCTACAGCTTATTGGTATCAGTTGGTGAGTGATTTCTCTTTGTTGGAAGAGCGTAGCTATGGATCTCTGCGTCAGATCAGTATAGGTGGCGAAGCATTGAGTCAGGAAGGTTTACGAGCTTGCAAGGCAAGCATGAAAGAAGTTGCTTTACTTAACACCTATGGACCAACAGAAACGACAGTATCCTCTACAATATTTGATTGTAGTTGTTACGTTAATAGCGAAAAGGAGATCCCGTCAGATATACCTATTGGGCGGCCACTTAGTGGAAGCACCACCTATATTTTAGATGTGAATTTAAACACTACACCTATCGGCGTTATCGGAGAGTTATGCATTGGTGGTGAATTGCTTGCTCGTGGTTATCGCGGACAAGCGATGATGACTGCAGAACGCTTTATCGCTGACCCGTTCAACGAGTCAGGCGGGCGCTTATACCGCACTGGCGATTTGGCACGCTACCGAATTGACGGCACCATCGAATATGTTGGCCGAATTGACCATCAAGTTAAAATCCGTGGTTTCCGTATTGAGCTGGGTGAGATTGAATCACAGTTGCAAGGTAATGACGCTATCCGCGATGCGGTGGTCTTAGCCCAAGAAGGCAATGCGGGTCAGCAGTTAGTCGCCTATGTTATCCCCAATGATAGCGGACTGATTGAAGCGGGTAATGAAGCACAAAACAGCTTTAGAGCCGATATTAAAAACCAACTACAACAAGCGTTGCCTGAGTACATGGTACCGGCGCATATGTTGTTGCTAGAGCAATTCCCGTTAACGCCTAATGGCAAGTTAGACCGCAAAGCGTTGCCCAAAGCTGATGCCAGTCAACTGCAACAAACTTATGTTGCGCCAACTACTGAGCTAGAAAAACGATTAGCACAAATCTGGCAAGACGTGCTGGGTGTTGAACAAGTTGGTTTAAACGATAACTTCTTCGCCTTGGGTGGTC
It encodes the following:
- a CDS encoding amino acid adenylation domain-containing protein, with amino-acid sequence PLSYAQQRQWVLWQIEPESTAYHMSSALRLTGELNIEALRDSFDYLFARHEVLRTHFAQGDEGQLHQVIKDKVSITLNAEALSFTHEQSQDAALQQVLQQLGDEVFDLAEGPLLRVKLISLSAQAHVLALVQHHVVSDAWSMQLMVSELVQAYSAFSQHQTPELPSLPIQYADYAVWQRERLEGEEGERQLTYWREKLGTEHPVLELPTDHARPMQASYAGASQSVALDSELINNLTQLANQESTTLFTLLLASFQTLLHRYSGQEEIRVGTPIANRNRLETENLIGFFVNTQVLRADFADDLTFNEFLQQVKQTTLDAQDNQDLPFEQLVEKLQVERSLSHTPLFQAMFNYLSEKGSNKESQLANIDGLAVEGVRWDGHTAQFDLTLDINEYEGGISASFNYATDLFEPSTIERLAKHWQQLLQGIVAKPNERIAELPLLDQAEKKHIIEDWNDTAVSYDTEVCIHQLFEQQVELNPHKTALILDDEKISYQTLNEKANRLAHKLLELGVGPDVPVGISVERSFDMIISLLAVLKAGGAYVPLDPKYPTERLTHMIEDSGLKLLLTQSNVIDELSVSADVNVLLLDDDIAIGYSEHNIPNLVHPYNLAYIIFTSGSTGRPKGVCIDHSSLVRHAVRSVEMLDLTSNDTVLQFATFNFDAFVEQLYPALCCGASVVLRGQELWGSEEFYQQVLKHNISVADLSTAYWYQLVSDFSLLEERSYGSLRQISIGGEALSQEGLRACKASMKEVALLNTYGPTETTVSSTIFDCSCYVNSEKEIPSDIPIGRPLSGSTTYILDVNLNTTPIGVIGELCIGGELLARGYRGQAMMTAERFIADPFNESGGRLYRTGDLARYRIDGTIEYVGRIDHQVKIRGFRIELGEIESQLQGNDAIRDAVVLAQEGNAGQQLVAYVIPNDSGLIEAGNEAQNSFRADIKNQLQQALPEYMVPAHMLLLEQFPLTPNGKLDRKALPKADASQLQQTYVAPTTELEKRLAQIWQDVLGVEQVGLNDNFFALGGHSLLLTQVVSRVRQALSAEIPMRVMFEASDLRDFAVRVAQSEGVVSEVILPVSREQELPLSYAQQRQWVLWQIEPESTAYHMSSALRLTGELNIEALRDSFDYLFARHEVLRTHFAQGDEGQLHQVIKDKVSITLNAEALSFTHEQSQDAALQQVLQQLGDEVFDLAEGPLLRVKLISLSAQAHVLALVQHHVVSDAWSMQLMVSELVQAYSAFSQHQTPELPSLPIQYADYAVWQRERLEGEEGERQLTYWREKLGTEHPVLELPTDHARPMQASYAGASQSVALDSELINNLTQLANQESTTLFTLLLASFQTLLHRYSGQEEIRVGTPIANRNRLETENLIGFFVNTQVLRADFADDLTFNEFLQQVKQTTLDAQDNQDLPFEQLVEKLQVERSLSHTPLFQAMFNYLSEKGSNKESQLANIDGLAVEGVRWDGHTAQFDLTLDINEYEGGISASFNYATDLFEPSTIERLAKHWQQLLQGIVAKPNERIAELPLLDQAEKKHIIEDWNDTAVSYDTEVCIHQLFEQQVELNPHKTALILDDEKISYQTLNEKANRLAHKLLELGVGPDVPVGISVERSFDMIISLLAVLKAGGAYVPLDPKYPTERLTHMIEDSGLKLLLTQSNVIDELSVSADVNVLLLDDDIAIGYSEHNIPNLVHPYNLAYIIFTSGSTGRPKGVCIDHSSLVRHAVRSVEMLDLTSNDTVLQFATFNFDAFVEQLYPALCCGASVVLRGQELWGSEEFYQQVLKHNISVADLSTAYWYQLVSDFSLLEERSYGSLRQISIGGEALSQEGLRACKASMKEVALLNTYGPTETTVSSTIFDCSCYVNSEKEIPSDIPIGRPLSGSTTYILDVNLNTTPIGVIGELCIGGELLARGYRGQAMM